The DNA region TTATTGCTATTGGTAAACACGGTGATCAGTGGATTGGCTCAGGTCGTTCACCTTCACATTACGATATTACGGTAGCCGTAAGAGAAGCTGGCGAAGGACTTTTGACGCGCTCAGGTGGTCATGTACAGGCTTGTGGCTTTGCACTACATAGCAATGAGAATGTTCCGCTCTTTGCGCAAAAGCTCTACGAGCATGCAGCAGCAAATTTAACAGAAGAAGATGTGCGACCGATCCTTAATATTGATATGGAGCTTGATTTATCGAGTGTCACGATGCCGCTCATTGAGGCGGTCAATGCCCTTGAGCCATTTGGTATGGGCAATGCTGTTCCGGTATTTATGACAAAAAAATGCCTCGTTGTTTCTGCGGACGCTATTGGTCAAAAGAAAGACGTTTTGCGTATGCAGCTGCAAGATCAAAGCGGAGCAACACGAAAAGGGATTGGCTTTCGGCTTGGCACGCGCGTTGCGGAGTTCACTCCCGGTTCGTGGGTGGATGTGGCATACTCTTTGTCAGCCAATGAGTGGAATGGCCGAGTAACAGCCGAGCTTAGAATCATTGACGTAAAACTATGCAATTAATTGTCAGAACAGATGGGGGAGCACGTGGTAACCCTGGTCCAGCAGGATTTGGTGCGGTTATCGAAGACGCAAACGGAAAGGTTCTCGAAGAGCACGCCGTTTTTCTTGGACGCAAAACCAATAATCAAGCCGAATACGCAGGAGCGATTTTTGCTTTGCGGCGTGCGGGCGAGCTTGGCGCTACTGAGGTAACGCTCTATTCCGATAGTGAGCTTATGATTAAGCAGGCGAATGGTGAATACAAGGTAAAACATCCTAATGTTGTGCCGTTATTTCAGGATTTGTTTCGTGCAGAGCGGGTGATTGGTAAAGTAAAATATATTCATGTACGTCGCGAACAAAATAAACATGCCGACGCCCTTTCGAACAAAGCCATGGACGAAGGGATGGGAATCGTAAAACCTGCAGCTGTGGATGACGTGACCGGGTAATTTGTGGTAAAGTGAGACCCAACTATGGGTCTCTTTTCTTCTTCGCCGGCACAGACCGGATATCTCGGTATTGATATCGGCTATGGCGGTATTAAATTGGTCGAATTGAAGACCGAAAAAGGTCGTTCACGTCTTGTGACGTACTCATATGCAAACGTACCAATTGAAACATTAGAGCAGTCGCTTATTCACGATGTTCCAGGTACGGCCGAACTGATTAAGCAAATGGTAGCCAAAGCACGTGCAAGCTCGAAAAAAGTGATTGCCGCTTTGCCAATCTCTTCTGTTTTTTCTTCTGTTCTATCTGTGCCGACGGTAAACGAAAAAGAATTAAAAGAACTTGTCACCGCACAAGCGAAAAAACTTTTACCCTTGCCTATCGAAGAAGTATCACTTGATATTAAAGTGATTGATAAAACCGAGCCTAAAGAAGGTGAGGGTAAGCCAGCTACACGCGTACTTGTTACGGCAGCGCCGAAAACGGTCGTTGCAAAGTATATCGAGATCTTTAAACAAACAGGCCTTGAGCTTATCTCATTAGAGACCGAGGCTTTTGCAGAGATCCGCTCACTTGTTGGCAAAGACCGTTCAACCATGATGCTTATTGATATTGGCGCTTTGCGTACCAATGTCTTGGTGGTAAAAAACGGCATTCCATTTATCACGCGTTCTATTGCAACGGGTGGTAATACGATCACGCAAACCATTGCACGTACACTTGGTATTGCTCCTGAGCAAGCCGAGAGCATGAAGCGTGATATTAAGTCGATGCAAACCTTTGCGCCAACGGGTGATCTTACGCCGATTTTGAGTGTGCTTGCAAAGCCGATTTTAGATGAGATCAAGTACATTATTGGTGAGTATCAAAAACAATCGCCAAATGATCGCATTGAAAAAATGATTTTGACGGGTGGTTCTTCGTTATTGCCGCGTTTGCCAGAATTTTTGACGCAACAACTCAATATCAATTGTTATTTGGGTAATCCTTGGGCTCGTATTATTTACCCACCAGAATTACGGCCGGTACTCGAAGAGCTGGGTCCACGTTTTGCTGTGACGGTAGGTTGCGCAATGCGAGATCAAGAAACGACATGAGGACAATCGATCGACGTATGTTGGGGCATATGCAATCTAATGGACTACTTGATACACAGTCCTATGCTCTTGTCGTTGATTTATTGCAACAAGGATGTACGCTCGAGCAAGCACTCCTTGGTACGCGGTTTATACAAAAATCAGAGTTTATCGATGGGTTAACTGCTGTCGGCGTTTCACCTGAAGAGTATGTCATGGGCGATCAACGTAAGGTTCCTGCCACGAAGTTACGTTCGCTTAATACAGAAATCGAAGAGCTATTGCGTACGGCGAATGATCGTGATGCGTATGAGATCGTATTTATCCCAACGCAACAGACGGTGCGTATTGTCTATGGTGAATCCCATGAGGTTACCGAATTACCAATGACTATTTACCCCGCGCTCGTAATGCGTTTACGTCGTTGGAGCAATAGACTAGGTTGGGAGGTAAGAGATTTTTCGACACATGCACATAATGGGATACGGTTGATTCGTGCACAAAAGCGTTCGGCGTCCCACCCAGTAGAGCAATCAGAGGCAATAAATGCGCTCAAAACAGGAGTGGCTGGTTTATATGTTTTTATCCAACCAGATGCATATATTTCAGAGCATTATCTCACAAAGTCTATTGATGGAAGAAATATCTTTCAGAAAACGGAGGATGACTTAAGTAGAGAAGATGCCTTGCATGAAGCGTTATTTGGCGGTACGGTCCTCGTCTCAGTCACAAGTGCTAAACCTGCCTGGTGGCAAGTACTGGATGATACGGATATTCCTGTTTATCTACATAATACGATATGGAAAAACCCCTCATAGCCTTGATCGAGGACGATCGTTTCTACGCTTCCATTGTGATATCGCACCTTGAGTCATTAGGATATCGCGTTTTTCATGAGACAAATGGAGAAGACGGCTTGCGAAAAATCAAAGAAAAACAACCGCAGCTTGTGCTACTAGATATTGGTTTGCCTGCCATGGATGGTTTTCAGGTCTTACAAGAAATCCGCGACGATAGCGATACATTTATGATCCCCGTCTTTATTGTAACGCGCTTATGTGATCGTGAAGATGTTGCTCGAGCATTTGCGCTTGGAGCAAATCAATACCTTGTAAAACAACAGCATCCCATTGATGATCTTGTTCATCATATCGAGAGACAGTTGGCTGTGGTATAATCTTTTTATATGCGTTATCGACCTGCTTTTAATGCGCTTGAAGCCATTATTGTTGTTGCTGTGTTTGGACTCTTTGCCACACTTGCAACGCTTTCATTAAACAGTGCGCGTGCTAGTGCGCGTGATGCTCAACGTCTTTCTGATATTGGCACACTGCGTGCATCTCTCGGACAATACTGGTTAGAAAAAGCCACCTATCCCATTTCTGATAGTATAGAACTTGGCAAACCAGGGAGTAATGCTGATATGTTAACAGCAAATGGCTTTATCGGTCGTCAAACCGTACAAGGCCCAACCTATCTTGATCGTGTGCCAACTCCACCAAAGAGCGGTGAGTATTACCGTTATCGTGGCGGCTCAAATGGCTATGCTATTCGCTTTAAGACAGAAACAAAAACAGAATTAGGCGAACCAAACGTGTATTACGCTCACGCTACTGGTATTGATGGCGAAGATACAGATCGCTAATAGCAAAGCTATTTTCGATGCTCCCGACTTTTTCTGAAGGATTGCTATTGCTCTTTTTAGGATGGGCAGCGATTTTTGACGCAAAAAAACACGTGTTACCACTTGAGCCGATGTGGGGTGCGCTTATAGCTGCTTTTCTTTGGAGCTTGTATCAAGGTCGATTTTTGGACGCGCTTTTTGGTGCGCTTTTTTGGTTTGCTTGGACCGGAGGTATTTGGTATCTCTCAGGTGGTCGTTGGATGGGTTATGCAGATTTATGGCTCACGGCGCTCACAGGAGCTGTTTTAGGCGTTACACATAGTCTAGAGGCGTGGTATCTCACGTATGTAGTTATTGGTTCTCTCGTTATTATTCTGTCTTTTTCGGGTCTTATTAAAAAGCCACAAAGAGTGGCTTTTGCACCAATGCTTTTTGGTGGTGTTTTATTGGCTTTTTTGACCAACGGAAGGCTTTTGCAATGGTTTGCCGAGGCGCTTCTAGGCTGATAATCTAACCCGTATGAACAAGGCAGAAGCCAAGCTACGTGTAGAAAAACTACGTGACGCCATTAATCGCTATCGTTACGAGCAACACGTTCTCGATAAACTTAGTATTAGCGAAGGGGCTTTGGATGCCTTAAAACATGAGCTCTATACGCTTGAACAAGAGTACCCTGATTTGATTACAAAAGATTCGCCAACGCAACGTGTTGCCGGAGAAGCGATGGAGGGTTTTAAAAAGGTTCGTCATGAGGTGCCGATGCGATCTATCGAAGATGTTTTTTCGCGCGAAGAGGCTGACGCTTGGCTTGCTCGTTTGCAAAAACTCTCTTCAGCAGCATTTGATTTTTTTGCAGAATTAAAATTAGACGGATTAGCTATTTCTATCGTTTATCAAGATGGTGAGCTCGTAGAGGCTTCTACTCGTGGCGATGGGCAGGTTGGCGAAGATGTTACGCATAATGTCCGTACAGTAGACGCGGTACCTTTGGTGTTGCGCACTCCAGAGCAAAAAGAGATACAAGCCTTCATAAAAAAACATCAAGGCAATCTAGACGAAAAGCGCGTAACCGATTTTCTTCAGAAACCCCATAATCGTGGGGGCAGGGGGTCAGGTGCTGGGGGCAGGGGCTCGGGCCGTCTTGAGGTTCGTGGTGAGATTTATTTAACGCAAAAACAATTAGAGCAAATCAATAAGTTGCAGAAACAAAGAGGGGAGCCGCTTTATGCAAATCCGCGCAATACGGCTGCGGGTACGATTCGTCAACTGGATCCAGCTATTGTTGCCGAGCGTAAGCTCTCGTTCTTTGGTTATGCGCTCATTAGTGATATCGGCTTAACAACACATGAACAAGCTCACGAGGTATTGATGCTTTTAGGCTTTCCGCAAAATCCAGCTAATCGTTTTTGCAAAAATCTTGATGAAGTAGAAAAGCTTTTTATTGAAATTGGTAAAAAACGCGAAAAGCTTGAATATTGGATTGATGGTATTGTTGTGAATGTGAATAACGATGCGCTTTACGAATCGCTAGGCGTCGTCGGTAAAACATCACGAGCTTGTATCGCATGGAAGTTTCCTGCCGAGCAAGTCACAACCATTGTAAAAGAGATTGAAGTCTCGGTTGGAAGAACGGGCGCTTTGACACCGGTTGCCATTATGGATCCTGTTCAAGTCGCTGGCACGACGGTTTCTCGTGCATCTTTGCATAATCAAGATGAGATCGAGCGTTTAGATGTACGTATCGGTGACACAGTTATCATCGAAAAAGCAGGGGACATTATCCCAAAGGTGATAAAAGTTCTCACCGAGCTGCGTACCGGAAAAGAAAAGCGTTTTAAGATGCCAGTACAGTGTCCAATTTGTGGCTCAAATGTTACGCGTATCGAGGGAGAAGTAGCAACGCTTTGCACCAATAAAAATTGTTTTGCTCAGGAAGTGGCGCGTATTCGACATTTTGCCTCGCGTACGGCGGCTGATATTCGTGGACTAGGCGATAAGATTGTAGAGCAACTCGTGCAAACAGGCCTTGCTCATGAACCAGCAGAGCTTTATGAGCTGACAAAAGATGATTTCTTAGGGCTCGAAGGCTTTGCCGAAAAATCCGCACAAAAACTTTTTGATGAGATTCAATCAAAGCGCGAGATTGTTTATGCACGATTTCTACTTTCTTTAGGGATTAGACATGTAGGCGAAGAAACAGCTCGTGATCTTGCTAAAGCTTTTAAGACTTACGAAGACTTACGGGATGCGAGCGCAGAAGCACTCGAAGAAGTCGAAGGTATTGGCGAAGTTGTCGCACAAGCGATCTTAGAATTTTTTGCAGATAAGCAAGATGCAAAACGCGCTGAACATCTTTTTGAACAAGTAACCATACAATACCCAGCTATCGCGAAAGATGGACCATTAAGTGGTACGAGCTGGGTCATTACCGGCACAATGGAATCACTGTCACGTGATGAAGCAAAAGAAAAAATCCGAGCACTGGGAGGTGCTGTCTCAGATTCGGTTTCAAAACAAACAACCTATCTTGTAGCAGGAGAAAAAGCCGGTTCAAAATTAGAAAAAGCACAGAAACTTGGAGTCACTGTGCTTGATGAGGAAGGGTTTTTGAAGAAGCTGGCCTAATCTTCGTCCCTCAGTTCAGATAGTATGCGTCGATTGTATTCGATGCGAGCGCTCCAGATATCACAGGCGTGTAAGAATGCTGCGAGCTCGTTCATGACGCGCTTGTCGGGGCGATAGTCATCACCTTCGCCATGAGCGTACTGGAGTGCATTGAGGTGCATCTCGGTGAGCTTAAAGCGATACTCTAACAGGAGTGTTAGAACAAACTTCTTTATCTCAAAAGGAGAATTGAATTCGCATTGTGTACCTTTCGGTCTATCAACGTACTTAAATGGCTTTTCGATGTCATGCAGGAGGATAACGAGCACAGCATCCCCAAGCTCAAATGGCAGATCAAGACCGCAACCGAAGTATTGGCGATCAGCATATTCAAGCATGCCGATCATATGATCAAGATAACCACCCGGCCAAACTTGATGATTATACGTTGAGCCAGGCGAACGAATGATCCGCTCTGCTTCTTTTTGATAGAGGGTGCAAAGGGCCTTTTGATTGACAGGGTCAATACGATCAATCCACTTATTCAAACCGATCATTCTTTTGTGTGTAAGCATGATTACCTCCGAGGAGACCTTAAAACCCCTTCACGTTTTTGTGAAGGGGTTCGGGGATTATTTTGCTTTTGCTACCTCAATGGCAGCTTTTAGTTGCTCATAAGGAACAGCGCCAGAAATCATTACGCCGTTTACAAAGGTTGCGGGTGTTCCTTCTACGCCAGAGAGCATACCCTCTTCTAGATCTTTGTTTACGCGTGCGGCCATTTCGCCTGAGTCAAGGCAAGACGCAAAGGCGCTTTCGTTGATACCAAGCTCAGTTGCTGCTTCGAGATAGTAGGCATGGCTCAGATTGTATTGATTGGCAAAGAGAAGATTATGCATCCCCCAAAATGCTTCTTCGCCAGAGAGTTTCGCGGCACATTCGGATGCTTCAGCGGCTTTCTTTGCTTCTGGGTGGATAGAGGACAGTGGAAAATGACGATACACCACACGAATATCTAATGGATAATCAACCAATGCTTTTTCTAGGGATGGAACAAAGCGCTGACAGAAAGGACACTGAAAGTCAGAATACTGAATCAAGGTAATAGGTGCACCTTGATAGCCCCGAATATGATCCGCCGGTGTTATTGCTGATACAGGAGCATAGCTTGGAATGTAGGTCTCATAGCTCGTATCGCCATAAGTCTCATTATAGTACTCGTCATCATAGTAAAGGGGCGCCGGTCTTTGAGCGTCAAAATAATCTTCAACGTCGCTTAGGGTCATAAATTCTGCAGGAGCCACAATAGGTAGACCAGCATCTTTTTTGATATTGATTCCGCCCTTTAAAACAACTTCGGCTGTGCCAATGGTTTTACATGTTTGTTTTGTAAAGCTGCTATTCCAGATACAATCTTCTTTTGGCTCAGTGATTTTTGCACTAAACTCTAAGCGTTCAATGCGTTTTTGTGCTGTATTGATATTTGCGGCGAGATAAACGCTCGAGAGAGCAGTACGCATTTTGATGTAATCTTTATATAGCGTCTTGAGTCTCTCGGTACGAGCAGCACCAATGGGGTAATCTTTCTTTGCTTGTTTTACCTGCTCAAGATAGAGCGTATAGGCGATAGCAGTATTCACGCGACCTTTTAAACGTAGGATTTCTTCGCCTTTGTCGTTTTTCCATTTTTTCTCAACGGATACACGATTGATGAGTTGTGTTTTTGCGAGAGGACCTTTGTTTAAGATGTCATTGGTATTTTGCGCATCGGTAAAACCAGATTCTTGGAGGAGTTCTTTTTGATCAAATGGCATAGCAATCCATTTATTCATGAGACCAGAAAAATCTACAGCGCTGCTCTCTTCGAGATAGCTCATGAGGCTATCAGGAATATTTGTGACGCGTACATAAATGGTGTCTTCGGTTTGCTTCCAGTCAAAAGCGATTGGTTCAGTAACAGAAAAGGGGAGTCCAAGTGTACTATCGGACATGACAAGTGTATTGAGCGAGAATGCTCCTTCAGACGTTTGGACAGCGCCTTGTTTTGGCAAAGCACGAACAGAAAAAGATAGATCTACTTTTCCTGTGTTATTTTTGCGTTTTTTATCGTTAAAACGTTCGGTGACGGCAACACTAAGTGTTGCATCGGCCGCTTCAGCTGCGGTCGTTGTACTTGGGGTACGTACCAATTGGTTAAACCATTGGGTTGGGGTGAGGGCAAAAGCGGCTGCAGGCGAGAGCATGGAGGCTAACGTCAATGCGGCGATGCCAGACTTGAAAAAGGATGTTTTCATACGCCAAAAAGGCTAACATGAGCGTATGTCTTGAGCAATTAGGTTTATCGTGGCATTCTGCGCACATATGGCTCTTAATCGCACTGATATTATAAGGCTCGCAGAATTGTCCCGCCTCGCTCTCACCGAAGATGAAATGTCTCGTATGGAGCAAACTATTGATCCAATATTGAATTATGTTGGACGTCTTGGAGAAGTAAATACGGATGGGATTCCTGAAACGGAGTCATTTGAAGATGCTCGCGCTTTGCGTGTGGATGAAGCAATCCCTGCAAGTCAATCAACTCACGATGTGATTGTGGCAAACTTTCCTGATAAAAAAGATGGCTTGCTTCGCGCGCCAGCTGTTTTTGACAATCCAAAATCCTAATCCGACACTCTTGTATGCACGAACACATGACCATCAAGCAAGCATCAGAAGCGCTTGCGAACAAAACCGTAACGTCGGTTGAGTTAACGCAGTCTTATTTGCAACGCATCAACGAAAAGGATGAAGCGATTCACGCCTATCTTGAAGTCTTTGAAGCACATGCCCTCGAGCAAGCAAAAGCCTCAGACGAAAGACGCGCGGCAGGCGAAGTGCTTTCTGAGATCGACGGTATTCCTCTAGCGATCAAAGATAATATGTTAATCGAAGGCGAGCATGCTACTGGCGGTTCAAAGATTCTCGAGGGTTATGTTGCGCCTTATGATGCTACAGTTATCCAAAAACTCAAAGCTGCGGGCGCGGTGTTTTTAGGTCGTGTAAACATGGATGAATTTGCTATGGGTTCATCTACCGAGCGCTCTGCATATGGTATTACACGTAATCCGGTTGATCTTGAGCGTGTCCCTGGTGGTTCATCAGGTGGTAGCTCTGCGGCTGTCGCAGGGGATTTATGTGTTGCTGCCCTTGGCTCTGATACGGGTGGTTCTATCCGTCAGCCGGCAGCCTTTACGGGTATCGTAGGATTGAAGCCAAGTTATGGCACCGTCTCGCGTTATGGCTTGATGGCTATGGCATCATCACTTGATCAAATTGGTCCAATGACAAAAACCGTTGAGGACGCGGCAATGCTCTATCAAGTGATTCGTGGCGAAGATGCGCATGATCAAACAACGGTAAATACACCAGCGTTTCGTTTCGAAAAACGCACCGATCTCAAGGGTGTTCGTATTGGTATTCCAAAACAAGCATGGGGAGAGGGGATGACGCCTGGCGTTCGACAAGAATGTGGCGCAGCATTAGAAAAGCTCAAAGAGCTTGGTGCAGAAATGGTTGAGATTGATTTGCCTTATATGGACGAAGCTCTCGCTGTCTATTATGTCTTGATGCCATGTGAGGTATCAGCAAATATTTCTCGTTTTGATGGTATTCGCTATGGTCAGCGCGCACCAGGTTTGCCGCTCTTAGAAACCTACGGACAGTCTCGTTTGCAAGGTCTTGGCGAAGAGGTGCGTCGTCGTGTCATGCTCGGTACGTATGCGCTTTCACGAGGTTATTATGACGCGTACTATCGCAAAGCTCGCAAAGTACAAACGCTTATTCGTCGCGCTTATACGGCAGCCTTTGAAGGTGTAGATGTGATCGTAACACCAACAACGCCGTCGCCTGCGTTTAAGATTGGAGAAAAAATTCATGATCCACTCGCGATGTATCTTGAGGATATTTATACCGTTGGCGTAAACGTTGCGGGTATCCCGGCAGTGTCAGTCCCTTGTGGTAAAACCGATGGATTGCCAGTTGGTTTACAATTTATTGGCGCTCAGTTTAAGGACGATCAGCTCCTCTCTATTGCCTCCGCGTTTGAATCCGCGTCATAATGCGGATATATGTTGATCTTTCAAGTCGTCGCTCTTTCTAATGCGCCACAAACAACAACCACAACCAGTTTTCCATGGATGGGGGCAATGGTGGTGCTTATCATTGTTTTTCTTTTGGTGCTCGCGTTTTTAAAGTTACGACCACGAGATTATGACGATGGTCTTGATCGCAAAAAAATTCGCGCAACATGGAATGAGATTCAAAAAACGTCTAGCATGGGGTTGATGGGGATGAAGCTCGCTGTTATTGAGGCAGATAAGCTGGTAGATAATGTGATGCGTCAACTCCTTATTCCTGGCGACACCATGGGCGAGCGATTAAAGATGGCAGAATTTAAATATCCAGACATTCGACGTGTCTGGCCTGCGCATAAAACGCGTAATATGTTGGTGCATGATTCGACATACGAATTACGTATGAGTCACGGAAAAGAAGCGCTTAGTGCCTTTGAAAAAGCTCTCAAGTTACTCAAAGCCTTATGATCCCATACCTTGGTTGGACGTCTTTTTCTCTTGGACCCATCACCATCTATACGTGGGGTCTTCTGGTTGCTATTGGTTATCTTTTAGGGACGTATATCGCGTATCGACGCGCTAAGAGCAAAGGGCTTGATGCAGAAAAAGTTTTAGATCTCTCGGTTTGGATTTTTATTGCCTCTTTTGTTGGGGCGCGTCTCTTGCACGTGCTTTTTTATGATGATGGCACTTTTTGGGCGGCACCACTACAAATTCTCGATCCTCGTCATGCGGGATTCTCGATGTTTGGAGGGCTTATCGGGGCGGCAGTAGCAGCGCTTTTGTTTTTTAAGAAACATAAACTTAATGCGCTAGTGTATGCAGATACACTCATTTGGGGATTGCCTTGGGGGTGTGGTGTTGGGCGTATTGGTTGTTTTTTGATTCATGATCATCCGGGTACATTAACGCATTCGCTACTAGGTGTGCGTTATCCTAATGGCGATATTCGTCATGATCATGGTTTGTATTTATCTCTTATCGGATTTGCAACAGGGCTTTTGTTCTTGTGGATGAATCGTAAACAGCGTCATCCTGGGTTTTGGTTGGGGAGTTATTTGGTTATCGAGGGTGTTACGCGCTTTGTGTTAGATTTTTATCGCATTGCTGACAAAACCTATTATGCGCTTACGCCGACACAATGGCTCGCGATGCCGATGTTCTTTGCTGGAATGGTATTTGTTTTCTCGTCATCTCGACCGACAGAATCAAAAAAATAAACAACTAAAGAAGTGGAGAGATCTCGTAGCGAGTGTGTTATACTCTCTTCATGTACGATGTCGTTATTATTGGAGGAGGACCTGCCGGAATGGCTGCGGCTGTGTATTTTGCGCGCCAAAAACTTTCATTTGCCATGTTCTCAGGGCAGATGGGCGGCCAAGCTATTTGGTCTAGCGATGTTGAGAATTATTTAGGTATTCATAATGTTAGTGGAGTAAAGCTCGTTCAAAAGTTTCAAGAACATCTTGAGGATTATCGCAAATGCATGGACCTCTTTGAGCAAGAGCCAGTGCTTTCGATAGAAAAAATACATGGAGGTTTTGAAATAAAAACCGCCGTTCGCACGTATAAAACAATGACCGTCCTTCTTGCTACAGGTACTGAGCATCGAAAACTGCACGTTCCTGGAGAAGATC from Candidatus Nomurabacteria bacterium includes:
- a CDS encoding ribonuclease HI family protein; this translates as MQLIVRTDGGARGNPGPAGFGAVIEDANGKVLEEHAVFLGRKTNNQAEYAGAIFALRRAGELGATEVTLYSDSELMIKQANGEYKVKHPNVVPLFQDLFRAERVIGKVKYIHVRREQNKHADALSNKAMDEGMGIVKPAAVDDVTG
- the pilM gene encoding type IV pilus assembly protein PilM, with amino-acid sequence MGLFSSSPAQTGYLGIDIGYGGIKLVELKTEKGRSRLVTYSYANVPIETLEQSLIHDVPGTAELIKQMVAKARASSKKVIAALPISSVFSSVLSVPTVNEKELKELVTAQAKKLLPLPIEEVSLDIKVIDKTEPKEGEGKPATRVLVTAAPKTVVAKYIEIFKQTGLELISLETEAFAEIRSLVGKDRSTMMLIDIGALRTNVLVVKNGIPFITRSIATGGNTITQTIARTLGIAPEQAESMKRDIKSMQTFAPTGDLTPILSVLAKPILDEIKYIIGEYQKQSPNDRIEKMILTGGSSLLPRLPEFLTQQLNINCYLGNPWARIIYPPELRPVLEELGPRFAVTVGCAMRDQETT
- a CDS encoding response regulator, whose protein sequence is MEKPLIALIEDDRFYASIVISHLESLGYRVFHETNGEDGLRKIKEKQPQLVLLDIGLPAMDGFQVLQEIRDDSDTFMIPVFIVTRLCDREDVARAFALGANQYLVKQQHPIDDLVHHIERQLAVV
- the ligA gene encoding NAD-dependent DNA ligase LigA, coding for MNKAEAKLRVEKLRDAINRYRYEQHVLDKLSISEGALDALKHELYTLEQEYPDLITKDSPTQRVAGEAMEGFKKVRHEVPMRSIEDVFSREEADAWLARLQKLSSAAFDFFAELKLDGLAISIVYQDGELVEASTRGDGQVGEDVTHNVRTVDAVPLVLRTPEQKEIQAFIKKHQGNLDEKRVTDFLQKPHNRGGRGSGAGGRGSGRLEVRGEIYLTQKQLEQINKLQKQRGEPLYANPRNTAAGTIRQLDPAIVAERKLSFFGYALISDIGLTTHEQAHEVLMLLGFPQNPANRFCKNLDEVEKLFIEIGKKREKLEYWIDGIVVNVNNDALYESLGVVGKTSRACIAWKFPAEQVTTIVKEIEVSVGRTGALTPVAIMDPVQVAGTTVSRASLHNQDEIERLDVRIGDTVIIEKAGDIIPKVIKVLTELRTGKEKRFKMPVQCPICGSNVTRIEGEVATLCTNKNCFAQEVARIRHFASRTAADIRGLGDKIVEQLVQTGLAHEPAELYELTKDDFLGLEGFAEKSAQKLFDEIQSKREIVYARFLLSLGIRHVGEETARDLAKAFKTYEDLRDASAEALEEVEGIGEVVAQAILEFFADKQDAKRAEHLFEQVTIQYPAIAKDGPLSGTSWVITGTMESLSRDEAKEKIRALGGAVSDSVSKQTTYLVAGEKAGSKLEKAQKLGVTVLDEEGFLKKLA
- a CDS encoding DsbA family protein gives rise to the protein MKTSFFKSGIAALTLASMLSPAAAFALTPTQWFNQLVRTPSTTTAAEAADATLSVAVTERFNDKKRKNNTGKVDLSFSVRALPKQGAVQTSEGAFSLNTLVMSDSTLGLPFSVTEPIAFDWKQTEDTIYVRVTNIPDSLMSYLEESSAVDFSGLMNKWIAMPFDQKELLQESGFTDAQNTNDILNKGPLAKTQLINRVSVEKKWKNDKGEEILRLKGRVNTAIAYTLYLEQVKQAKKDYPIGAARTERLKTLYKDYIKMRTALSSVYLAANINTAQKRIERLEFSAKITEPKEDCIWNSSFTKQTCKTIGTAEVVLKGGINIKKDAGLPIVAPAEFMTLSDVEDYFDAQRPAPLYYDDEYYNETYGDTSYETYIPSYAPVSAITPADHIRGYQGAPITLIQYSDFQCPFCQRFVPSLEKALVDYPLDIRVVYRHFPLSSIHPEAKKAAEASECAAKLSGEEAFWGMHNLLFANQYNLSHAYYLEAATELGINESAFASCLDSGEMAARVNKDLEEGMLSGVEGTPATFVNGVMISGAVPYEQLKAAIEVAKAK
- the gatC gene encoding Asp-tRNA(Asn)/Glu-tRNA(Gln) amidotransferase subunit GatC is translated as MALNRTDIIRLAELSRLALTEDEMSRMEQTIDPILNYVGRLGEVNTDGIPETESFEDARALRVDEAIPASQSTHDVIVANFPDKKDGLLRAPAVFDNPKS
- the gatA gene encoding Asp-tRNA(Asn)/Glu-tRNA(Gln) amidotransferase subunit GatA, whose protein sequence is MHEHMTIKQASEALANKTVTSVELTQSYLQRINEKDEAIHAYLEVFEAHALEQAKASDERRAAGEVLSEIDGIPLAIKDNMLIEGEHATGGSKILEGYVAPYDATVIQKLKAAGAVFLGRVNMDEFAMGSSTERSAYGITRNPVDLERVPGGSSGGSSAAVAGDLCVAALGSDTGGSIRQPAAFTGIVGLKPSYGTVSRYGLMAMASSLDQIGPMTKTVEDAAMLYQVIRGEDAHDQTTVNTPAFRFEKRTDLKGVRIGIPKQAWGEGMTPGVRQECGAALEKLKELGAEMVEIDLPYMDEALAVYYVLMPCEVSANISRFDGIRYGQRAPGLPLLETYGQSRLQGLGEEVRRRVMLGTYALSRGYYDAYYRKARKVQTLIRRAYTAAFEGVDVIVTPTTPSPAFKIGEKIHDPLAMYLEDIYTVGVNVAGIPAVSVPCGKTDGLPVGLQFIGAQFKDDQLLSIASAFESAS
- a CDS encoding prolipoprotein diacylglyceryl transferase; its protein translation is MIPYLGWTSFSLGPITIYTWGLLVAIGYLLGTYIAYRRAKSKGLDAEKVLDLSVWIFIASFVGARLLHVLFYDDGTFWAAPLQILDPRHAGFSMFGGLIGAAVAALLFFKKHKLNALVYADTLIWGLPWGCGVGRIGCFLIHDHPGTLTHSLLGVRYPNGDIRHDHGLYLSLIGFATGLLFLWMNRKQRHPGFWLGSYLVIEGVTRFVLDFYRIADKTYYALTPTQWLAMPMFFAGMVFVFSSSRPTESKK